One Sporomusaceae bacterium ACPt DNA window includes the following coding sequences:
- the pepT gene encoding Peptidase T, whose amino-acid sequence MINRKRMLDEFFELVQITCSTRAERQVADVIKQKLSGLHIEVSEDNVGSIIGGNCGNVLAFVPGNVNGAPGLLLTAHLDCVEPCAGIKPVLADGVITSAGETILGADDKSGVVAILEALRLVKEHNIPHGSIQVVFTVAEEGGLNGSRHIDPSLLKADFGYALDSGGSPGEIINRAPGQNTLAIAVHGKKAHAGVAPEEGINAIVLAGKALAAIKDGLIDAETTANIGMIQGGLATNIVPDKVEIRAEARSRNKEKLAAQTEHMRQVFEETVKAAGGKVDIKVAKEYDAFVLSETAPVVALARQAAESIGLKAVIKASGGGSDANYFNSYGVPTVVLGTGMSQVHTTDEFIKEEDLYNTGELVVAIIKAAGQLKK is encoded by the coding sequence ATGATTAACCGGAAACGTATGCTTGACGAATTCTTTGAATTAGTGCAGATTACGTGCTCAACGCGGGCGGAACGCCAGGTAGCTGATGTTATTAAGCAAAAACTGTCCGGCTTACATATCGAGGTATCAGAAGACAATGTCGGCAGCATAATCGGCGGTAACTGCGGCAACGTCCTTGCCTTTGTCCCCGGCAATGTGAACGGTGCTCCGGGTTTGCTGCTAACAGCCCATCTTGACTGTGTTGAACCGTGCGCCGGCATTAAACCGGTGCTTGCCGACGGTGTAATCACTTCGGCCGGCGAAACCATTCTCGGTGCTGATGATAAGTCCGGAGTGGTTGCGATTCTGGAAGCCCTTAGGCTTGTTAAAGAACATAATATTCCCCATGGCAGCATTCAGGTAGTCTTTACGGTAGCCGAGGAAGGCGGTTTAAACGGATCAAGACATATTGACCCGTCCCTTTTAAAGGCTGATTTCGGTTATGCGCTTGATTCCGGCGGTTCGCCTGGTGAGATTATCAATAGGGCGCCTGGCCAAAACACACTTGCCATCGCTGTTCATGGGAAAAAAGCCCACGCCGGGGTTGCTCCGGAAGAAGGAATAAACGCTATCGTCCTGGCCGGCAAAGCATTGGCTGCGATCAAAGACGGCCTCATTGACGCTGAGACTACCGCCAATATCGGTATGATTCAGGGCGGCTTAGCTACCAATATTGTGCCTGACAAAGTAGAAATACGGGCCGAAGCCCGCAGCCGTAACAAAGAAAAGCTGGCAGCGCAGACCGAACACATGCGTCAGGTATTTGAAGAAACCGTCAAAGCCGCCGGTGGTAAGGTTGATATTAAAGTAGCCAAAGAATATGACGCCTTTGTATTGTCTGAAACAGCGCCGGTTGTGGCGCTTGCCCGCCAAGCCGCTGAAAGCATCGGCCTGAAAGCGGTCATCAAAGCTAGCGGTGGCGGTAGTGACGCTAACTACTTTAATAGTTACGGCGTACCCACTGTTGTGTTGGGTACCGGCATGTCCCAAGTTCACACCACGGATGAATTTATTAAGGAAGAAGATTTATACAACACCGGGGAACTGGTCGTGGCGATTATTAAAGCTGCCGGGCAACTAAAAAAATAA
- the dinB gene encoding DNA polymerase IV yields the protein MQRWIIHIDMDAFFAAVEQRDNPELRGRPVIIGGTGARGVVSTASYEARKFGVHSAMPSIEARRRCPQGIFLPPNHEKYSKVSQQILNIFTGFSPLVEPLSLDEAFLDVTGMEGIYPDPVDIAVRIKERIKTELGLTASAGVAPNKFLAKLASDMRKPDGLMVIKPGQVAQVLADVPVTKLWGVGKATARTLETLGLKTIGQVAKADPEMLARYCGQLGHTLHHLANGEDDRPVVPEWQPKSIGKETTFADNLYSLEELNTELWALVEKVGWRLRRQGLSGRTITVKVRFASFRTITRSRTVPVAVNMDQTIYRTAEEILANIALNEGVRLLGVTVSGLATSGGQISLFDQDDEKLMAVSRAVDNLKERFGEETVTRGRVLVSRQRH from the coding sequence ATGCAGCGCTGGATTATTCATATTGATATGGACGCCTTTTTTGCGGCTGTTGAACAGCGGGATAATCCCGAGCTTCGCGGCCGTCCGGTAATCATTGGCGGTACCGGCGCGCGGGGGGTTGTATCTACCGCCTCATATGAGGCCCGCAAATTCGGCGTTCATTCGGCGATGCCGTCCATTGAGGCCAGACGGCGTTGCCCGCAGGGGATTTTTTTACCACCCAATCATGAAAAATACAGCAAAGTTTCGCAACAAATATTGAATATATTTACCGGTTTTTCGCCGCTGGTCGAGCCGTTGTCGTTAGATGAAGCCTTCCTTGATGTGACCGGGATGGAAGGAATATATCCCGATCCGGTGGACATTGCTGTCAGGATCAAAGAGCGGATCAAAACTGAGCTGGGGCTTACAGCTTCGGCCGGTGTAGCGCCTAATAAATTTTTGGCTAAGCTGGCGTCAGACATGCGAAAACCGGATGGGTTGATGGTTATTAAGCCTGGCCAGGTAGCACAAGTGCTGGCAGATGTGCCTGTTACCAAGCTGTGGGGAGTGGGCAAGGCCACCGCCCGGACTCTTGAAACATTGGGGCTTAAAACCATTGGCCAGGTTGCCAAAGCTGATCCCGAGATGCTTGCCAGGTATTGCGGCCAACTGGGGCACACGCTCCACCATTTGGCCAACGGCGAGGACGACCGTCCGGTAGTCCCGGAATGGCAGCCTAAGTCAATCGGGAAAGAGACAACATTTGCCGATAATTTGTATAGTCTGGAGGAGCTCAATACTGAATTATGGGCGCTGGTGGAGAAGGTAGGCTGGCGGCTAAGACGCCAGGGACTGAGCGGACGTACAATCACCGTTAAAGTACGGTTTGCCTCATTTCGTACCATCACCCGCAGCCGGACGGTGCCGGTAGCTGTCAATATGGACCAGACAATTTACCGCACAGCCGAAGAAATACTGGCCAACATAGCTTTAAACGAAGGCGTTAGGCTGCTTGGTGTGACAGTGAGCGGTCTGGCGACATCAGGCGGACAAATATCGCTATTTGACCAGGACGATGAAAAGCTCATGGCCGTTTCCCGGGCTGTAGATAATCTCAAGGAACGTTTTGGCGAAGAGACCGTCACCCGGGGGCGGGTGCTTGTGTCGCGGCAGCGGCACTGA
- a CDS encoding Manganese catalase, with protein sequence MYVLVQIRICFTSFGTEELAHMEMIAALVYKLTQGATCEDFKAAGWEGQYVQHDCALFWADANGVPWTAKYIAALGDPITDLTEDMAAEQKARATYEHLIACTDDPCVKDTLRFLWEREVVHFQRFGETLNDVQEWMCKAKHVWTGHKCGCD encoded by the coding sequence ATGTATGTTTTAGTCCAAATACGTATTTGTTTTACTTCTTTCGGCACGGAAGAACTGGCTCATATGGAAATGATTGCCGCTTTGGTATATAAGCTTACCCAGGGGGCTACTTGTGAAGATTTCAAAGCAGCAGGCTGGGAAGGGCAGTACGTGCAACATGATTGTGCTTTATTCTGGGCTGACGCCAACGGCGTACCCTGGACGGCAAAATATATTGCCGCGCTGGGCGATCCTATCACCGACCTGACCGAAGATATGGCGGCAGAGCAAAAAGCCCGGGCAACTTATGAGCACTTGATTGCTTGTACTGACGATCCGTGTGTAAAAGATACCCTCCGCTTCCTGTGGGAACGGGAAGTTGTCCACTTCCAGCGGTTTGGCGAGACATTGAACGATGTGCAGGAATGGATGTGTAAAGCCAAGCATGTGTGGACCGGCCATAAATGCGGGTGTGATTAA
- the cas2_3 gene encoding CRISPR-associated endoribonuclease Cas2: protein MRLLVFFDLPMVTPKEKKIYQQFRKFLLGDGYDMVQFSVYCRICNGEDAVDKHLRRLNANLPSKGSVRFLQITDRQYANMKFLVGKPTIKEKVVSNDQITLF from the coding sequence ATGAGATTATTAGTTTTTTTTGACCTCCCCATGGTCACGCCTAAAGAGAAAAAGATATATCAACAATTTCGTAAATTTCTTCTTGGTGACGGATATGATATGGTACAGTTTTCCGTGTATTGCCGCATATGTAACGGTGAAGATGCGGTAGACAAGCACCTGCGACGGCTCAATGCAAATCTTCCGTCAAAAGGATCTGTCCGCTTTTTACAGATTACCGACCGGCAATATGCTAATATGAAGTTTCTGGTTGGAAAGCCCACCATAAAAGAAAAAGTGGTGAGTAACGATCAAATTACGCTTTTTTGA
- the cas1_2 gene encoding CRISPR-associated endonuclease Cas1: protein MGWRSLFISSPARLSVKLSQLVIKQEAEVTIPLEDIGAVVIETQQVTISAAALSAIADADIATFICDQKHLPCSIILPFQKHSRQWKIMKAQLAMSKPFAKQCWKRIVEQKITNQAYCLDYLQREGGDYLRTIVKDVKSGDTTNREAYAARVYFQSLLTTFRRKDDNVTTAAMNYGYAIFRGMIARILASYGFIPAMGIHHRNELNNFNLADDFIEVSRPLVDLWVASNVSPEATELSRNDRISLLSLLNHDMCINQNHQSVIRCMEEMVASFSTACHQNNVSCLKLPSLLPLSIHKYE, encoded by the coding sequence TTGGGCTGGCGTAGTCTGTTCATTTCGTCCCCGGCTCGGTTATCTGTGAAACTGTCACAATTGGTAATTAAGCAGGAGGCAGAGGTAACCATACCTTTAGAAGATATAGGAGCGGTGGTTATTGAAACTCAACAAGTGACGATATCAGCTGCCGCGCTTTCCGCTATCGCCGATGCGGACATTGCTACTTTTATTTGTGATCAAAAACATCTCCCTTGTAGTATAATACTCCCCTTCCAAAAGCATTCTCGGCAGTGGAAGATTATGAAAGCTCAGTTAGCAATGTCCAAACCTTTTGCCAAACAATGCTGGAAACGTATCGTGGAGCAAAAAATAACCAATCAGGCTTATTGCTTGGACTACCTGCAGCGGGAAGGTGGGGACTATTTGCGCACCATAGTTAAGGACGTAAAATCCGGTGATACGACAAACCGTGAGGCATATGCTGCCAGGGTTTATTTTCAATCGCTCTTAACAACATTTCGTCGAAAAGATGACAATGTTACTACTGCTGCTATGAATTATGGCTACGCTATTTTTAGGGGTATGATTGCGCGTATATTAGCTAGTTATGGCTTTATTCCCGCAATGGGAATACATCACAGAAACGAATTAAACAATTTTAATCTTGCAGATGACTTCATAGAAGTATCTCGTCCTTTAGTAGATTTATGGGTAGCTTCAAACGTTTCGCCCGAAGCTACGGAGTTGTCCAGAAATGATCGCATTTCTTTGCTGAGTTTGCTTAATCATGATATGTGTATAAATCAAAATCATCAAAGCGTCATTCGGTGTATGGAAGAGATGGTTGCCAGCTTTTCAACAGCTTGCCATCAAAATAATGTAAGCTGTTTAAAACTTCCCAGTCTACTCCCTTTAAGTATTCACAAATATGAGTAA
- the cas9 gene encoding CRISPR-associated endonuclease Cas9, whose amino-acid sequence MRYTLGIDIGIASIGWCMLDEDKRRIENLGVRTFVAAEQPKTGAPLAEPRRLARSMRRRIRRKGHRMDRLKSLLIRQGLLSTDKLSGLYKEEFLEDPYTLRSRGLDEKLETAQWARVLLHIAKRRGFKSNRKSEAKAKESGQMLSCIKENLSIMAQKGYRTVGEMLLKDEKFVVHKRNKAGGYINTISRDMLETELHLLFAAQRMYGNIYASEEFEQAFCQIFLSQRPFASKEDIEKMVGKCTFEPDEMRAPKHSYTAERFVLFQKLNNLKLLSPVGKTGLTHEQCQQVESLSYTLKEVKYEQIRKALGIPEDWQFAGLSYYRKGVVVNPEKAVFISMTGYHTIKKTIIEKLGSPTWEVLKGNTELLDQIAISLTLYKTDEDIVAYLRDQGIVAYLRDQGICEGIVEALLEVSFDKFQHLSLKAMRKILPLLESGYTYGDACEQAGYCHWNPNRKTEKCKYLPKITKEDIRNPVVLRALSQARQVINAVIRKYGSPYRIHIEVAREIAKPYSERKDIAREQENYRNMKQQLKNEFQEHFGFEPKSQDLVKYRLYREQACRCPYTQEYFDPHRLLEDGYAEVDHIIPYSRSFDDSLANKVLVKASENRKKGNQTPYEYFGADEDRWYRFEEWVRVHIKNNSKRNRLLRKDYSEKAENEMKSRNLNDTRYISRYLSQMLKQYLIFNNNEDKEPVLMINGQLTAYLRAQWGLIKVRENGDLHHALDAAVIAASSQSMVRRISQYSQAKELYTYEKTAGRQVFPQPWTHFREEIISRLSDDPAEFLSNFGITSYTLDELAALKPVFVSRMPTRKESGQAHKETICSKKYLREQYKVKRIALTELKWNKAKDDFESDIHGKERDWRLYEALKEQVRKFGGDVKKAFSEPFYKPVVNSSQKPRLVRSVKIRESGDSGVEINGGIADNGNMVKVLVYSKNNKYYLVPVYVADLVKPKSFVKAIAVFKPESEWIVIDDSFKFEFVLYPNDLVRIKTKKEEILGYYKSCNRRNGQLTIETHDRHKLTENQKDPGWLISFGTIKSFEKLHVDPLGQYYKAVAERK is encoded by the coding sequence ATGAGATATACTCTTGGTATTGATATTGGTATTGCGTCAATTGGTTGGTGTATGTTAGATGAAGATAAGCGACGAATTGAAAATCTCGGAGTAAGAACATTTGTCGCCGCTGAGCAGCCTAAAACTGGAGCACCTCTTGCCGAGCCGCGCCGTTTGGCTCGTAGTATGCGACGGCGTATTCGACGTAAAGGTCATAGAATGGATAGGCTAAAATCGCTCTTAATACGTCAAGGCTTACTTTCTACTGATAAGTTATCCGGTTTATATAAGGAAGAGTTTCTGGAAGATCCTTATACTCTAAGATCACGAGGATTGGATGAAAAACTTGAAACTGCCCAATGGGCACGGGTATTGCTACATATAGCTAAACGGAGAGGATTTAAATCTAATCGAAAGAGTGAAGCCAAAGCTAAAGAATCCGGCCAAATGCTAAGCTGCATAAAAGAGAATTTGAGCATTATGGCGCAAAAGGGATATCGTACAGTAGGAGAAATGCTGTTAAAGGATGAAAAATTTGTAGTTCATAAACGAAATAAGGCGGGGGGTTATATCAATACTATCTCCAGAGACATGCTTGAAACTGAGCTGCATCTTTTGTTTGCGGCTCAGCGGATGTATGGAAATATCTACGCCAGCGAAGAATTTGAACAGGCATTCTGTCAAATCTTCTTATCACAGCGTCCTTTTGCTTCAAAAGAAGATATTGAGAAGATGGTAGGTAAATGTACCTTTGAACCGGATGAAATGCGGGCGCCTAAGCACTCTTATACAGCTGAAAGATTTGTGCTGTTTCAAAAACTAAATAATCTGAAGCTGCTATCGCCTGTCGGAAAAACCGGTCTTACACATGAGCAATGTCAACAAGTAGAATCGTTGTCCTATACGCTTAAAGAGGTCAAGTACGAGCAAATCCGAAAAGCTCTTGGTATTCCTGAAGATTGGCAATTTGCCGGATTGTCTTATTATCGCAAAGGCGTGGTAGTCAATCCTGAAAAGGCAGTGTTCATTTCTATGACCGGGTATCACACAATTAAAAAAACAATTATTGAGAAACTTGGTTCTCCCACATGGGAAGTACTTAAAGGAAACACTGAACTTCTGGATCAGATTGCGATTTCGCTGACGCTATATAAAACCGATGAAGATATTGTAGCATATCTAAGGGATCAAGGAATTGTAGCATATCTAAGGGATCAAGGAATTTGCGAGGGAATAGTTGAGGCTTTGTTGGAAGTTTCTTTTGATAAATTCCAACATTTGTCGCTTAAGGCAATGCGTAAAATCTTGCCTCTACTTGAAAGTGGATATACCTATGGAGATGCGTGCGAACAAGCGGGTTACTGCCATTGGAATCCTAATCGGAAAACTGAAAAATGTAAGTACTTACCTAAAATAACAAAAGAGGATATACGAAATCCCGTTGTACTGAGAGCTTTGTCCCAAGCTCGTCAAGTTATCAATGCGGTTATTCGTAAGTATGGTTCTCCTTACCGCATCCATATAGAAGTAGCGCGCGAAATTGCTAAACCCTATTCTGAGAGAAAAGATATAGCGCGGGAGCAAGAAAATTACCGTAATATGAAACAACAACTTAAGAACGAGTTTCAGGAACATTTTGGTTTTGAACCAAAGTCTCAGGACTTGGTAAAATATCGCCTGTACCGGGAGCAAGCTTGTCGCTGTCCATATACACAAGAGTATTTTGACCCACATAGGTTGTTGGAAGATGGCTATGCCGAAGTTGACCATATTATTCCATATAGCCGAAGTTTTGATGATAGCTTAGCCAATAAAGTACTTGTGAAAGCATCTGAAAATCGAAAAAAAGGAAATCAAACTCCGTATGAATATTTTGGGGCTGACGAAGATAGGTGGTATCGATTTGAGGAATGGGTGAGAGTCCACATTAAGAACAATTCTAAACGGAACCGCCTGTTGAGAAAGGATTATAGTGAAAAAGCCGAAAACGAAATGAAGAGCCGAAATCTAAATGATACGCGTTACATTAGCCGCTATCTTTCACAAATGCTTAAACAATATCTTATTTTTAATAATAATGAGGATAAAGAACCGGTGCTAATGATTAATGGACAGCTCACGGCATATTTACGGGCGCAATGGGGACTTATTAAAGTTCGGGAGAACGGCGATCTTCATCATGCTCTTGATGCCGCTGTAATCGCGGCATCATCACAGTCAATGGTTAGACGCATTTCTCAATACTCACAGGCTAAGGAATTGTATACATATGAGAAAACTGCCGGTAGGCAGGTATTTCCTCAGCCATGGACACACTTCCGAGAGGAAATCATATCCCGTCTTTCAGATGATCCGGCCGAGTTTTTATCTAATTTTGGAATTACAAGCTACACTCTTGATGAATTGGCAGCCTTAAAACCTGTCTTTGTATCAAGAATGCCTACTCGAAAAGAATCCGGACAAGCGCACAAAGAAACAATCTGTAGCAAAAAATATTTACGGGAACAGTATAAAGTTAAAAGGATCGCACTAACTGAACTAAAATGGAATAAAGCTAAAGATGATTTTGAGTCGGACATTCACGGAAAAGAACGTGATTGGCGTCTATATGAAGCACTTAAAGAACAAGTAAGGAAGTTTGGCGGTGATGTTAAGAAAGCCTTCTCGGAACCTTTTTATAAACCAGTAGTGAATAGTTCCCAAAAGCCTCGGTTGGTTCGAAGTGTAAAAATTAGAGAATCTGGAGATTCTGGGGTCGAGATAAATGGTGGGATTGCTGATAATGGAAATATGGTGAAGGTATTAGTATATTCAAAAAACAATAAATATTATCTGGTGCCTGTTTATGTTGCTGACTTGGTTAAGCCTAAGTCGTTTGTCAAAGCCATTGCCGTATTCAAACCGGAATCCGAATGGATAGTTATAGATGATTCTTTTAAATTTGAATTCGTTCTCTATCCCAATGATTTAGTGCGTATTAAAACTAAAAAAGAGGAAATACTAGGATATTATAAGAGTTGCAATCGGCGCAATGGTCAATTGACGATTGAAACACATGATCGTCACAAATTAACAGAAAACCAAAAGGATCCTGGTTGGTTAATCTCATTTGGTACGATAAAATCCTTCGAAAAGCTTCATGTAGATCCACTGGGGCAATATTATAAAGCTGTAGCAGAGAGGAAGTAA
- the ydbD gene encoding putative manganese catalase, whose product MWIYEKKLEHPVRVTCPDVKFAKMVITQYGGPDGELSASLRYLNQRYSMPTDKAKAILTDIGTEELAHMEMIAALVYKLTQGATCEDFKAAGWEGQYVQHDCALFWADANGVPWTAKYIAALGDPITDLTEDMAAEQKARATYEHLIACTDDPCVKDTLRFLWEREVVHFQRFGETLNDVQEWMCKAKHVWTGHKCGCD is encoded by the coding sequence ATGTGGATATATGAAAAGAAACTTGAACATCCTGTGCGTGTAACTTGCCCGGACGTAAAGTTTGCTAAAATGGTAATTACACAGTATGGTGGCCCGGACGGCGAGCTGTCGGCTTCGCTCCGGTATCTTAACCAGCGCTACAGTATGCCGACAGATAAAGCAAAAGCTATACTCACAGATATTGGCACGGAAGAACTGGCTCATATGGAAATGATTGCCGCTTTGGTATATAAGCTTACCCAGGGGGCTACTTGTGAAGATTTCAAAGCAGCAGGCTGGGAAGGGCAGTACGTGCAACATGATTGTGCTTTATTCTGGGCTGACGCCAACGGCGTACCCTGGACGGCAAAATATATTGCCGCGCTGGGCGATCCTATCACCGACCTGACCGAAGATATGGCGGCAGAGCAAAAAGCCCGGGCAACTTATGAGCACTTGATTGCTTGTACTGACGATCCGTGTGTAAAAGATACCCTCCGCTTCCTGTGGGAACGGGAAGTTGTCCACTTCCAGCGGTTTGGCGAGACATTGAACGATGTGCAGGAATGGATGTGTAAAGCCAAGCATGTGTGGACCGGCCATAAATGCGGGTGTGATTAA
- the ftsW_2 gene encoding putative peptidoglycan glycosyltransferase FtsW encodes MDNTKIRKLPKLWISPAEAVFYICGILFLIGTVNVFSASFVLGGQLFHDSYFFVIRHLISFAIGFVAMLIAAKIDYRKINRGWLLIAIFAAIGLLLAVHFGGVDANGARRWLRIGSFKFQPSEVAKLTAIIITAAYLGGRLDRGQPISLKSWPLAITLVMGVLVLKQPDMGTAVVIVGLSLVLYILAGISKQEIYYLGLAALGMTVYLIYAAAYRAERIWAWIDPWAYQQTSGYQMVQSLLAIGSGGMFGSGLGMGASKFHYLPEAHTDFAFAVLCQEMGFVGAALVLVLLGAMAWYGVQIARRAPDGYGFMLAVGVITLVVGQAVGNIAMVSGILPVTGVPLPFISFGGTSLIVNCAAIGLLISVGRRTGSKVFQPGEARRSYGRSRLKLVKKNGYPSGV; translated from the coding sequence GTGGATAATACAAAAATCAGGAAACTCCCCAAGTTATGGATTAGTCCGGCTGAAGCGGTATTTTATATCTGCGGGATTTTGTTCTTAATCGGTACTGTTAATGTGTTTAGCGCCAGCTTTGTACTTGGCGGCCAATTATTCCACGATAGCTACTTTTTTGTCATTCGTCATCTCATATCATTTGCTATCGGGTTTGTTGCCATGCTGATTGCTGCCAAAATAGATTACCGCAAAATCAACCGCGGCTGGTTACTTATAGCTATTTTTGCAGCTATTGGTCTCTTACTTGCTGTGCATTTCGGCGGGGTGGACGCCAATGGTGCCAGACGCTGGCTTAGGATAGGCAGCTTTAAATTTCAGCCGTCTGAGGTCGCCAAGCTTACGGCAATTATAATTACCGCAGCCTATCTGGGAGGGCGACTTGACCGGGGACAGCCGATATCACTAAAATCCTGGCCGCTGGCTATAACGCTGGTTATGGGCGTACTGGTACTCAAACAGCCTGATATGGGCACGGCAGTCGTAATCGTTGGTTTGAGTCTGGTACTGTATATTTTGGCTGGTATCTCTAAACAGGAGATCTATTATCTCGGGTTGGCGGCTCTGGGGATGACTGTGTATTTAATCTATGCAGCGGCGTACCGGGCTGAGCGCATTTGGGCATGGATTGATCCCTGGGCGTATCAGCAGACATCCGGTTACCAGATGGTGCAGTCCCTTTTGGCTATTGGTTCCGGCGGCATGTTTGGTTCAGGACTGGGGATGGGGGCCAGCAAGTTCCACTACCTGCCGGAAGCTCATACTGACTTTGCTTTTGCCGTACTGTGTCAGGAAATGGGCTTTGTTGGAGCGGCGCTGGTATTAGTGCTTTTGGGCGCCATGGCTTGGTACGGAGTTCAGATTGCCCGCCGCGCGCCGGACGGATATGGCTTTATGCTGGCAGTAGGGGTAATAACACTGGTAGTAGGACAAGCGGTCGGGAATATTGCTATGGTATCAGGCATTTTGCCGGTAACCGGTGTGCCGCTGCCCTTTATCAGCTTTGGCGGAACGTCGCTTATTGTTAATTGCGCGGCCATAGGTCTCCTGATTAGCGTGGGACGCCGGACAGGCAGCAAAGTATTTCAGCCGGGAGAAGCACGCCGGTCTTACGGAAGGTCGCGGCTAAAGCTGGTTAAAAAGAACGGTTATCCGTCCGGCGTATAA